One stretch of Microbacterium terrae DNA includes these proteins:
- the ctaE gene encoding aa3-type cytochrome oxidase subunit III, whose amino-acid sequence MGSVTTSTATYSQAMRSVKRPDPVAVGTIVWLGSEVMFFAGLFAIYFTLRSTSPELWAERTDLLNIPYATVNTIILVLSSVTCQMGVFAAERFQPYTEKSRKLKDRWGMVPWFWLTFALGAIFVSGQVWEYAQLVAEGMPIYADAYASAFYLTTGFHALHVTGGLIAFLLVIGRAYAVKNFGRKEVTTSIVVSYYWHFVDVVWIALFLVIYFLK is encoded by the coding sequence ATGGGGAGCGTGACGACCTCCACTGCGACCTACTCCCAGGCCATGCGGTCCGTCAAGCGGCCGGATCCGGTCGCCGTCGGAACCATCGTGTGGCTCGGCAGCGAGGTGATGTTCTTCGCGGGTCTCTTCGCGATCTACTTCACGCTCCGAAGCACTTCCCCCGAACTGTGGGCGGAGCGCACCGACCTGCTGAACATCCCCTACGCGACCGTCAACACGATCATCCTCGTGCTGTCCTCCGTCACGTGCCAGATGGGTGTCTTCGCGGCCGAGCGCTTCCAGCCCTACACCGAGAAGTCGCGCAAGCTCAAGGACCGCTGGGGCATGGTGCCCTGGTTCTGGCTGACGTTCGCCCTCGGCGCGATCTTCGTCTCGGGTCAGGTGTGGGAGTACGCGCAGCTCGTCGCAGAGGGCATGCCGATCTACGCGGATGCCTACGCGTCGGCCTTCTACCTGACCACCGGCTTCCACGCCCTGCACGTGACCGGCGGCCTCATCGCCTTCCTCCTGGTCATCGGCCGCGCGTACGCCGTCAAGAACTTCGGGCGCAAGGAGGTCACCACCTCGATCGTCGTGTCTTACTACTGGCACTTCGTCGACGTGGTCTGGATCGCCCTGTTCCTCGTCATCTACTTCCTCAAGTAA
- the qcrC gene encoding cytochrome bc1 complex diheme cytochrome c subunit, giving the protein MARQNPRRSSGRRSPWAAAALIGVGLLITGGAYAGASAAMAATTETTTVNTALTVEDGEKLFQANCATCHGLDVQGTEDGPSLYGVGELAVHFQMSTGRMPLQMQGPQAPQKPVQFTDEQIAAIGAYIQSIAPGPTFPDEEVLDGEGDAAEGGELFRINCAMCHNVAGAGGALTEGKYAPALTHTTSLNMYAAMVTGPQNMPVFNDMTLTTEEKRDVISYLLFLQENESAGGFSLGSLGPVSEGLFIWIFGIGSLIAITVWITAKSN; this is encoded by the coding sequence ATGGCACGCCAGAACCCGCGCCGCTCGTCCGGCCGCCGCAGCCCCTGGGCTGCCGCGGCGCTCATCGGCGTCGGCCTGCTCATCACCGGAGGCGCCTACGCGGGCGCTTCCGCCGCGATGGCCGCGACCACCGAGACCACCACCGTCAACACCGCTCTCACGGTGGAAGACGGCGAGAAGCTGTTCCAGGCCAACTGCGCCACCTGCCACGGTCTCGACGTGCAGGGCACCGAAGACGGCCCGTCGCTGTACGGCGTCGGCGAGCTCGCGGTGCACTTCCAGATGAGCACCGGTCGCATGCCGCTCCAGATGCAGGGCCCGCAGGCTCCGCAGAAGCCGGTGCAGTTCACCGACGAGCAGATCGCCGCGATCGGCGCCTACATCCAGTCGATCGCCCCGGGGCCGACCTTCCCAGACGAAGAGGTGCTCGACGGCGAGGGAGACGCTGCCGAGGGCGGCGAGCTGTTCCGCATCAACTGCGCCATGTGCCACAACGTCGCCGGCGCCGGCGGCGCGCTCACCGAGGGCAAGTACGCTCCCGCGCTGACGCACACCACCTCGCTGAACATGTACGCGGCCATGGTCACGGGCCCGCAGAACATGCCGGTCTTCAACGACATGACGCTGACGACCGAAGAGAAGCGCGACGTCATCTCATACCTGCTGTTCCTGCAGGAGAACGAATCGGCCGGTGGCTTCTCGCTCGGCTCGCTGGGCCCCGTCTCCGAGGGCCTCTTCATCTGGATCTTCGGGATCGGTTCGCTGATCGCCATCACCGTGTGGATCACGGCGAAGTCCAACTGA
- the qcrA gene encoding cytochrome bc1 complex Rieske iron-sulfur subunit gives MAHEDDPLEHERASWKPSPGLAVAVTDPVHTPELPPHRARMTDKDPAAMKAAVRTVYTLFYISVAASIWAIAAYMLFPIESGRIIDIRHNNLFIGLGIALALLAIGIGAIHWSKAIMSDKEFVEPRHATRGRDTTREAAIQAFADANEESGFGRRTMIRNSLIAAVVASVAPGIVLFRGLAPHNSPTNPIAGDPVALLSHTMWEEGMKLAHDPSGEPIRAADLTLGSAVHVIPQPLSEMSHHDGYLEEKAKALVLLVRLLPEQITEPEDRKDWSYNGIVAYSKVCTHVGCPVALYEQQTHHLLCPCHQSQFDVTDQAKVIFGPAARPLPQLPITVDDEGYLIARSDFTEPVGPSFWERH, from the coding sequence ATGGCACACGAGGACGACCCGCTCGAGCACGAGAGGGCTTCCTGGAAGCCCTCCCCCGGGCTCGCCGTCGCGGTCACCGACCCGGTGCACACCCCGGAGCTCCCTCCGCACCGCGCACGGATGACCGACAAGGACCCGGCCGCCATGAAGGCGGCCGTCCGCACGGTCTACACGCTCTTCTACATCTCGGTCGCCGCGAGCATCTGGGCCATCGCGGCCTACATGCTCTTCCCGATCGAGAGCGGCCGGATCATCGACATCCGCCACAACAACCTCTTCATCGGCCTCGGCATCGCTCTCGCCCTGCTCGCGATCGGCATCGGCGCGATCCACTGGTCGAAGGCGATCATGTCCGACAAGGAGTTCGTCGAGCCCCGCCACGCCACGCGCGGTCGCGACACGACCCGTGAGGCCGCGATCCAGGCGTTCGCCGACGCGAACGAGGAGTCCGGCTTCGGTCGCCGCACGATGATCCGCAACTCGCTGATCGCCGCCGTCGTGGCGTCGGTCGCCCCCGGCATCGTGCTGTTCCGCGGTCTCGCGCCGCACAACAGCCCCACGAACCCGATCGCCGGCGACCCGGTGGCTCTCCTCAGCCACACCATGTGGGAAGAGGGCATGAAGCTCGCCCACGACCCCTCGGGCGAGCCGATCCGCGCCGCGGACCTCACCCTCGGCTCGGCGGTGCACGTCATCCCGCAGCCGCTCTCCGAGATGTCGCACCACGACGGGTACCTCGAAGAGAAGGCCAAGGCGCTCGTCCTCCTGGTGCGTCTGCTCCCCGAGCAGATCACCGAGCCCGAGGACCGCAAGGACTGGTCGTACAACGGCATCGTCGCCTACTCGAAGGTGTGCACGCACGTCGGCTGCCCCGTCGCTCTGTACGAGCAGCAGACCCACCACCTGCTGTGCCCCTGCCACCAGTCGCAGTTCGACGTCACAGACCAGGCGAAGGTCATCTTCGGCCCGGCCGCCCGTCCCCTGCCGCAGCTGCCGATCACCGTCGACGACGAGGGCTACCTCATCGCACGCAGCGACTTCACCGAACCCGTCGGCCCGAGCTTCTGGGAGCGTCATTGA
- the qcrB gene encoding cytochrome bc1 complex cytochrome b subunit — MSTATVTEQPEAPSSGDRDKPLGGRFVGWASNYIDERTSLSGFVKELGRKIFPDHWSFMLGEIALWSFVVVLLSGTFLTFFFQASMVETHYTGAYIPMRGIEMSAAMASTLEISFDIRGGLLVRQIHHWAALVFVAGIGVHMLRVFFTGAFRKPRELNWVIGFVLFVLAMGEGFTGYSLPDDVLSGNGLRIIDGMVKGIPLIGTWTSFLLFGGEFPGTDIVGRLYALHILLLPAILVGLLVVHLMLMIINKHTQFAGPGRTNSNVVGYPMMPVYMSKMGGFLFITFGVIVLIASLFTINPIWNYGPYDPSPVSAGTQPDWYIGFADGALRLVPPGLEFVFLDRTWSFNIIIPLVVLGLFIVLVAIYPFIEAWVTGDKREHHIAQRPRNAATRTAIGAAGVTFYAVLWAAASSDIIATHFWLTMEGVIHALQALLILGPVIAYFVTKRICIALQKKDREIALHGYESGRIVRLPGGEYIEVHQPVDEYERWKLVGFETYEPLVVRPNAQGRIPWHENVRASISRWFFEDRLSPVTQTELDAAAHHQHHELEHIAAEEDAELQGAHERAGVPDAPHTPIDDGKNSETAVRPSNVIIPEDGQKKPRNREKDGSQ, encoded by the coding sequence TTGAGCACCGCAACCGTCACCGAGCAGCCTGAGGCTCCGTCGTCGGGCGACCGCGACAAGCCTCTCGGCGGCCGCTTCGTCGGCTGGGCGTCGAACTACATCGATGAGCGCACCAGCCTCTCCGGGTTCGTCAAGGAGCTCGGCCGCAAGATCTTCCCCGACCACTGGTCGTTCATGCTCGGCGAGATCGCCCTGTGGAGCTTCGTCGTCGTGCTGCTGTCCGGCACGTTCCTGACGTTCTTCTTCCAGGCCTCCATGGTCGAGACCCACTACACCGGCGCCTACATCCCGATGCGCGGCATCGAGATGTCGGCGGCCATGGCCTCGACCCTCGAGATCTCGTTCGACATCCGCGGTGGTCTCCTGGTCCGTCAGATCCACCACTGGGCCGCTCTCGTCTTCGTCGCCGGCATCGGCGTGCACATGCTGCGCGTCTTCTTCACCGGCGCGTTCCGCAAGCCGCGCGAGCTCAACTGGGTGATCGGCTTCGTGCTGTTCGTCCTCGCGATGGGTGAGGGCTTCACCGGCTACTCGCTCCCCGACGACGTGCTCTCGGGCAACGGCCTCCGCATCATCGACGGCATGGTCAAGGGCATCCCGCTCATCGGCACCTGGACCTCGTTCCTCCTCTTCGGCGGCGAGTTCCCGGGCACCGACATCGTGGGCCGCCTGTACGCGCTGCACATCCTGCTGCTCCCGGCGATCCTCGTGGGTCTGCTCGTCGTGCACCTGATGCTCATGATCATCAACAAGCACACCCAGTTCGCCGGCCCCGGCCGCACGAACAGCAACGTCGTCGGCTACCCGATGATGCCGGTGTACATGTCGAAGATGGGCGGCTTCCTGTTCATCACGTTCGGCGTGATCGTGCTGATCGCCTCGCTGTTCACGATCAACCCGATCTGGAACTACGGCCCGTACGACCCGTCGCCCGTCTCCGCCGGAACCCAGCCCGACTGGTACATCGGCTTCGCCGACGGCGCGCTGCGCCTCGTGCCGCCGGGGCTCGAGTTCGTGTTCCTCGACCGCACCTGGTCGTTCAACATCATCATCCCGCTGGTCGTGCTCGGCCTGTTCATCGTGCTCGTCGCGATCTACCCCTTCATCGAGGCGTGGGTCACCGGCGACAAGCGTGAGCACCACATCGCACAGCGTCCGCGCAACGCCGCGACGCGCACCGCCATCGGTGCCGCCGGCGTCACGTTCTACGCCGTGCTGTGGGCCGCCGCATCGTCCGACATCATCGCGACGCACTTCTGGCTCACGATGGAGGGCGTCATCCACGCCCTGCAGGCGCTGCTCATCCTGGGTCCGGTCATCGCCTACTTCGTCACGAAGCGCATCTGCATCGCGCTCCAGAAGAAGGACCGCGAGATCGCTCTCCACGGCTACGAGTCGGGTCGCATCGTTCGCCTCCCCGGCGGCGAGTACATCGAGGTGCACCAGCCCGTCGACGAGTACGAGCGCTGGAAGCTGGTCGGCTTCGAGACGTACGAGCCGCTCGTGGTTCGGCCCAACGCACAGGGTCGCATCCCGTGGCACGAGAACGTGCGTGCGTCGATCTCGCGCTGGTTCTTCGAGGATCGTCTCTCCCCCGTCACGCAGACCGAGCTCGACGCGGCGGCGCACCACCAGCACCACGAGCTGGAGCACATCGCCGCCGAGGAGGACGCCGAACTGCAGGGCGCGCACGAGCGCGCGGGTGTCCCCGACGCGCCGCACACGCCCATCGACGACGGCAAGAACTCCGAGACCGCGGTTCGCCCGTCGAACGTCATCATCCCGGAGGACGGGCAGAAGAAGCCCCGCAACCGCGAGAAGGACGGCAGCCAGTAA
- a CDS encoding rhodanese-like domain-containing protein, which translates to MTDALTHFATKLTHETDASDVYAAQQAGDGPVLVDVRGDEAWAQGRIRGALHMPYREIAERAPREIPLDADVVVYCWSPGCNAGAKGGLEFAKLGYRVREMIGGYEYWVREGQPVENDEGPLPRVFDPQVMVVHAPAIVSASAERRRPRPITLRPIPALR; encoded by the coding sequence ATGACCGACGCGCTCACGCACTTCGCCACCAAGCTCACCCACGAGACCGACGCCTCCGACGTGTACGCCGCTCAGCAGGCCGGCGACGGCCCGGTGCTCGTCGATGTGCGCGGTGACGAAGCGTGGGCTCAGGGGCGCATCCGTGGCGCCCTCCACATGCCCTACCGCGAGATCGCGGAGCGCGCACCGCGTGAGATCCCGCTCGATGCCGATGTCGTCGTGTACTGCTGGAGCCCCGGCTGCAACGCCGGCGCGAAGGGCGGGCTCGAGTTCGCCAAGCTCGGCTATCGCGTCCGCGAGATGATCGGCGGGTACGAGTACTGGGTGCGCGAGGGGCAGCCGGTCGAGAACGACGAAGGACCGCTCCCCCGCGTCTTCGACCCTCAGGTCATGGTGGTGCACGCGCCGGCGATCGTCTCCGCGTCTGCCGAGCGACGACGCCCGCGGCCGATCACGCTCAGGCCGATTCCAGCTCTTCGTTGA
- a CDS encoding PP2C family protein-serine/threonine phosphatase, whose product MNQDAAFTASWGTAVADGVGGGPAGDLASATFIHRFAAGRLSPLDAEALAVSVRAANWDLRAHVERDPALHGMATTFTGLFLSDRASLLLAHTGDSRAYLLRGGVYAQQSRDDSYVQALVDRGLVAPEDAATHPRRNIITASLSGAERDAATVAEYDLFDGDRWLLCSDGLSDYVPADDIEELLRIPRSPSAAAADLVALALEAGTRDNVTVVVCDVVPSDEVADDRERASFYGAAATRFNEELESA is encoded by the coding sequence GTGAACCAGGATGCCGCCTTCACGGCGTCCTGGGGCACCGCCGTGGCCGACGGCGTCGGCGGTGGGCCGGCGGGCGACCTGGCTTCAGCGACGTTCATCCACCGGTTCGCGGCGGGGCGGCTGAGTCCGCTCGACGCCGAGGCGCTGGCCGTGAGCGTACGCGCGGCGAACTGGGACCTGCGAGCCCACGTCGAACGCGACCCCGCGCTCCACGGCATGGCGACGACCTTCACGGGTCTGTTCCTCTCCGATCGCGCCAGCCTGCTCCTCGCCCACACCGGCGACTCGCGGGCCTACCTGCTGCGCGGCGGCGTGTACGCACAGCAGTCGCGCGACGACTCGTACGTGCAGGCGCTCGTCGACCGCGGTCTCGTGGCGCCTGAGGATGCCGCCACCCATCCGCGGCGCAACATCATCACCGCCTCGCTGAGCGGTGCGGAGCGCGACGCCGCGACCGTCGCCGAGTACGACCTGTTCGACGGCGACCGGTGGCTGCTCTGCAGCGACGGGCTCTCGGACTACGTGCCGGCGGACGACATCGAGGAACTGCTGCGCATCCCTCGATCGCCATCCGCAGCCGCCGCGGACCTGGTCGCCCTCGCCCTCGAGGCGGGGACGCGCGACAACGTCACCGTCGTGGTGTGCGACGTGGTGCCCTCCGACGAGGTCGCCGACGATCGCGAACGCGCGTCGTTCTACGGCGCCGCGGCCACCCGATTCAACGAAGAGCTGGAATCGGCCTGA
- a CDS encoding cytochrome c oxidase subunit 4: MRTNTGLWWLLTVFFLIMAVVYTGWNLLEHWPRVAEANPDASAWFLFTGSVEWVGSIALLFTALMGALIAFYVGKVHQAQGGELPEDLLTSDIDDGDPELGEFSPWSWWPIVLAFSASIAMIGLAVGAWLMPIGIAIFVVAIVGWVYEYYRGYFAR; this comes from the coding sequence GTGCGCACCAACACCGGACTCTGGTGGCTGCTGACCGTCTTCTTCCTGATCATGGCGGTGGTCTACACCGGCTGGAACCTTCTCGAGCACTGGCCCCGTGTCGCCGAGGCGAACCCCGATGCGAGCGCGTGGTTCCTGTTCACCGGCTCGGTCGAGTGGGTCGGCAGCATCGCGCTGCTGTTCACCGCCCTCATGGGCGCTCTGATCGCGTTCTACGTCGGCAAGGTGCACCAGGCCCAGGGCGGCGAGCTGCCCGAGGACCTGCTCACGAGTGACATCGATGACGGTGACCCGGAGCTCGGCGAGTTCAGCCCGTGGTCGTGGTGGCCCATCGTGCTCGCGTTCTCAGCCTCGATCGCGATGATCGGGCTCGCGGTCGGCGCCTGGCTCATGCCGATCGGCATCGCGATCTTCGTCGTGGCGATCGTCGGCTGGGTGTACGAGTACTACCGCGGATACTTCGCGCGCTGA
- the ctaD gene encoding aa3-type cytochrome oxidase subunit I — MATTLPLQESRPTTLPPRQAALLSASRVEQKGNIVVKWITSTDHKTIGYMYLIASVIFFLLGGVMALIIRAELFEPGMQIIPTKEQYNQLFTMHGTIMLLMFATPLFAGFANAILPLQIGAPDVAFPRLNAFAFWLFLFGSTIAVSGFLTPQGAAAFGWFAYQPLANASFSPGVGGNLWMLGLGMSGFGTILGAVNFITTIITMRAPGMTMWRMPIFSWNTLITSILILMAFPVLAAAILAAAADRVLGAHIYDAANGGALLWQHLFWFFGHPEVYIIALPFFGIVSEIFPVFSRKPIFGYKTLVYATIAIAALSVAVWAHHMYVTGAVLLPFFAIMTMLIAVPTGVKIFNWIGTLWRGSVTFETPMVFALGFLVSFVFGGLTGVILASPPLDFALSDSYFVVAHFHYVVFGTVVFAMFAGFYFWWPKWTGKMLNERLGYVHFWMLFIGFHMTFLIQHWLGVDGMVRRYADYSAADGWTWQNQVSTIGAVLLGASMIPFLFNVWITARKAPTVTVNDPWGYGASLEWATSCPPPRHNFTSIPRIRSERPAFDLNHPEASLPVGVGPAKDAPEAPVVDLADGEVK, encoded by the coding sequence ATGGCGACGACGCTTCCGCTCCAGGAGTCGCGACCCACGACGCTGCCTCCCCGCCAGGCCGCACTGCTCAGCGCTTCGCGCGTCGAGCAGAAGGGCAACATCGTCGTGAAGTGGATCACCTCCACCGATCACAAGACGATCGGGTACATGTACCTCATCGCGTCGGTCATCTTCTTCCTCCTCGGTGGAGTGATGGCGCTGATCATCCGTGCTGAGCTCTTCGAGCCCGGGATGCAGATCATCCCGACGAAGGAGCAGTACAACCAGCTCTTCACGATGCACGGCACGATCATGCTGCTGATGTTCGCGACGCCGCTGTTTGCGGGCTTCGCGAACGCGATCCTGCCGCTGCAGATCGGTGCACCCGACGTCGCCTTCCCGCGTCTGAACGCGTTCGCCTTCTGGCTCTTCCTGTTCGGCTCGACCATCGCCGTCTCCGGCTTCCTCACCCCGCAGGGCGCAGCGGCCTTCGGCTGGTTCGCGTATCAGCCGCTCGCCAACGCGAGCTTCTCGCCCGGTGTCGGCGGGAACCTGTGGATGCTCGGCCTCGGCATGAGCGGTTTCGGCACGATCCTCGGCGCCGTCAACTTCATCACCACGATCATCACGATGCGCGCCCCCGGCATGACCATGTGGCGGATGCCGATCTTCTCGTGGAACACGCTGATCACGAGCATCCTGATCCTGATGGCCTTCCCGGTGCTGGCCGCGGCGATCCTCGCGGCCGCCGCCGACCGCGTGCTCGGTGCGCACATCTACGATGCGGCCAACGGCGGAGCGCTGCTCTGGCAGCACCTGTTCTGGTTCTTCGGGCACCCTGAGGTGTACATCATCGCGCTGCCGTTCTTCGGCATCGTGTCGGAGATCTTCCCGGTGTTCAGCCGCAAGCCGATCTTCGGCTACAAGACCCTCGTTTACGCGACGATCGCCATCGCGGCGCTCTCCGTCGCGGTGTGGGCCCACCACATGTACGTGACCGGCGCGGTGCTTCTGCCGTTCTTCGCGATCATGACCATGCTCATCGCCGTTCCGACGGGTGTGAAGATCTTCAACTGGATCGGCACGCTCTGGCGAGGCTCGGTCACGTTCGAGACCCCGATGGTGTTCGCGCTCGGCTTCCTCGTGTCGTTCGTCTTCGGTGGTCTCACCGGCGTGATCCTCGCGTCGCCGCCGCTCGACTTCGCGCTCAGCGACTCGTACTTCGTCGTCGCCCACTTCCACTACGTCGTCTTCGGCACCGTCGTGTTCGCGATGTTCGCCGGGTTCTACTTCTGGTGGCCCAAGTGGACCGGGAAGATGCTCAACGAGCGTCTCGGGTACGTGCACTTCTGGATGCTGTTCATCGGCTTCCACATGACGTTCCTCATCCAGCACTGGCTCGGTGTCGACGGCATGGTCCGCCGCTACGCGGACTATTCCGCGGCCGACGGCTGGACGTGGCAGAATCAGGTCTCCACGATCGGCGCGGTGCTCCTGGGCGCCTCGATGATCCCCTTCCTGTTCAACGTGTGGATCACCGCACGCAAGGCGCCGACGGTGACCGTGAACGACCCGTGGGGCTACGGCGCATCGCTCGAGTGGGCGACCAGCTGCCCGCCCCCGCGTCACAACTTCACGTCGATCCCGCGCATCCGCAGCGAGCGGCCCGCGTTCGACCTGAACCACCCCGAGGCGAGCCTGCCGGTCGGTGTCGGACCTGCGAAGGATGCACCCGAAGCCCCGGTTGTCGACCTTGCCGATGGAGAGGTGAAGTAA
- the ctaC gene encoding aa3-type cytochrome oxidase subunit II — MPSKRRLRWAVLPLGIATAAVLAGCTPTELHGFLPGFVEDGTPATNHTDMVAGLWVNSWIVLLVVGVITWGLMGWAAIAYRRRKGQVGLPVQLRYNMPIEIFYTVVPLILVVGFFAFTARDQTILETQYEEPDVSITAIGKQWSWDFQYDGEEEDNSDAVWTMGVQAQTDEQGNVISELPTLVLPVDKTVKIHLQSRDVIHSFWIIDFLYKKDMVPGRDNNYWSFTPTREGTYAGKCAELCGEYHSMMLFNVEVVSDAEYQDYLDELRAEGQTGDIDDALDRQQNLPGTGGSAEEEGDH, encoded by the coding sequence GTGCCCTCGAAACGCCGTCTCCGCTGGGCCGTTCTTCCCCTGGGGATCGCAACGGCAGCTGTTCTTGCCGGTTGCACCCCGACAGAGCTCCACGGTTTTCTGCCTGGCTTCGTCGAAGACGGCACCCCTGCGACAAACCACACCGACATGGTGGCTGGCCTCTGGGTGAACTCCTGGATCGTGCTGCTCGTCGTGGGCGTCATCACCTGGGGTCTGATGGGCTGGGCGGCCATCGCCTACCGTCGCCGCAAGGGACAGGTCGGCCTGCCGGTGCAGCTGCGCTACAACATGCCGATCGAGATCTTCTACACGGTCGTGCCGCTGATCCTCGTGGTCGGATTCTTCGCCTTCACGGCGCGCGACCAGACGATCCTCGAGACGCAGTACGAGGAGCCCGACGTGTCGATCACCGCGATCGGCAAGCAGTGGTCGTGGGACTTCCAGTACGACGGCGAAGAAGAGGACAACTCCGACGCCGTCTGGACGATGGGCGTCCAGGCTCAGACCGACGAGCAGGGCAACGTGATCAGCGAGCTTCCGACGCTCGTGCTGCCGGTCGACAAGACCGTGAAGATCCACCTGCAGTCCCGCGACGTCATCCACTCGTTCTGGATCATCGACTTCCTCTACAAGAAGGACATGGTCCCCGGGCGCGACAACAACTACTGGTCGTTCACCCCGACCCGCGAGGGCACGTACGCCGGCAAGTGCGCCGAGCTGTGCGGCGAGTACCACTCGATGATGCTGTTCAACGTCGAGGTCGTGAGCGACGCGGAGTACCAGGACTATCTGGACGAGCTGCGCGCCGAAGGCCAGACCGGCGACATCGACGACGCATTGGACCGCCAGCAGAACCTGCCCGGAACGGGCGGATCCGCTGAGGAAGAGGGAGATCACTGA
- the erpA gene encoding iron-sulfur cluster insertion protein ErpA: protein MTDTALTTDQAAREHGVLLTDTAALKVKSLLEQEGRDDLRLRVAVQPGGCSGLIYQLYFDERYLDGDKAVEFDGVEVIVDDMSVPYLDGATIDFKDTISEQGFTIDNPNAAGSCACGDSFH from the coding sequence ATGACCGACACCGCACTGACGACCGATCAGGCCGCCCGCGAACACGGCGTCCTGCTCACCGACACCGCCGCGCTCAAGGTGAAGAGCCTTCTCGAGCAGGAGGGCCGTGACGACCTGCGACTGCGCGTCGCCGTCCAGCCGGGCGGATGCAGCGGCCTGATCTACCAGCTGTACTTCGACGAGCGCTATCTCGACGGCGACAAGGCCGTCGAATTCGACGGCGTCGAGGTCATCGTCGACGACATGAGCGTCCCGTACCTCGACGGCGCGACGATCGACTTCAAGGACACGATCTCGGAACAGGGTTTCACGATCGACAACCCCAACGCCGCAGGCAGCTGCGCGTGCGGTGACAGCTTCCACTGA
- a CDS encoding dipeptidase produces MTSELSRQNAVREAAASGIPSALADLGGLVRIPSVAFPGFDAAPVQRSAEAVADLVRGLDLFESVEIKRSAIPGTDEIGQPAVLATRAARNGRPTILLYAHHDVQPVGDESLWESAPFEPTVRGGRMYGRGAADDKAGVMAHVAALRALKEAVGSDFDLGVVLFFEGEEEAGSRSFAQFLADNAEALRADVIVVADSGNWDARTPALTVSLRGNTRFTMTVRTLDHASHSGMFGGAVPDAMLATVKLLSTLWDEDGAVAVDGLHERDADTPEYSEETLRDEAGLPAGVSPIGRGTILSRIWNKPSITVTGIDAPSVANASNTLSPEVTVVISARVAPGQEARDAYAAVEAHLRAHAPFGAQLSFRDQDYGNPFLVDTSGWAVEAARDALHEGYGVEAVDMGVGGSIPFIADLVEQFPAAQILVTGVEDPHARAHSPNESLHLDTFRNAVLSEALLLERLDARE; encoded by the coding sequence ATGACCTCTGAGCTCTCCCGACAGAATGCCGTGCGTGAAGCCGCGGCATCCGGCATCCCCTCCGCTCTCGCCGATCTGGGCGGTCTCGTCCGCATCCCGTCGGTGGCGTTCCCCGGCTTCGACGCGGCGCCAGTGCAGCGCAGCGCCGAGGCCGTGGCCGACCTGGTGCGCGGCCTCGACCTCTTCGAGTCGGTCGAGATCAAGCGCTCCGCGATCCCCGGCACCGACGAGATCGGGCAGCCCGCGGTGCTCGCCACCCGCGCCGCCCGCAACGGCCGCCCGACGATCCTGCTGTACGCGCACCACGACGTGCAGCCCGTGGGCGACGAGTCGCTCTGGGAGTCCGCGCCGTTCGAGCCAACGGTGCGCGGCGGCCGCATGTACGGCCGCGGTGCCGCCGACGACAAGGCAGGCGTCATGGCGCACGTCGCCGCGCTCCGCGCGCTGAAGGAGGCCGTCGGATCCGACTTCGACCTGGGCGTCGTGCTGTTCTTCGAGGGCGAGGAGGAGGCGGGCTCGCGTTCGTTCGCCCAGTTCCTGGCCGACAACGCCGAGGCTCTCCGCGCCGATGTGATCGTGGTCGCCGACTCGGGCAACTGGGACGCGCGCACCCCGGCGCTCACGGTGTCGCTGCGCGGGAACACCCGCTTCACGATGACGGTGCGCACGCTCGACCACGCCTCGCACTCCGGAATGTTCGGGGGAGCGGTGCCCGACGCGATGCTCGCGACGGTGAAGCTGCTGTCGACGCTGTGGGACGAGGACGGCGCGGTCGCCGTCGACGGGCTCCACGAGCGGGATGCCGACACCCCCGAGTACAGCGAGGAGACGCTCCGCGACGAGGCGGGGCTCCCCGCGGGCGTGAGCCCGATCGGGCGCGGGACGATCCTCAGCCGCATCTGGAACAAGCCGTCGATCACCGTCACCGGCATCGACGCGCCGAGCGTGGCGAACGCCTCGAACACGCTGAGCCCCGAGGTCACCGTCGTCATCAGCGCGCGCGTCGCCCCGGGTCAGGAGGCGCGCGACGCCTACGCGGCAGTCGAGGCGCACCTGCGTGCGCACGCTCCGTTCGGTGCCCAGCTGAGCTTCCGCGATCAGGACTACGGCAATCCGTTCCTCGTCGACACGTCGGGGTGGGCGGTCGAGGCCGCGCGCGATGCGCTGCACGAGGGGTACGGCGTCGAGGCCGTCGACATGGGCGTGGGCGGGTCGATTCCGTTCATCGCCGACCTGGTGGAGCAGTTCCCGGCGGCGCAGATCCTCGTCACCGGCGTCGAAGACCCGCACGCCCGCGCGCACAGCCCGAACGAGTCGCTGCACCTCGACACCTTCCGCAACGCCGTGCTGTCGGAGGCGCTGCTGCTGGAGCGCCTCGACGCGCGCGAGTGA